Sequence from the bacterium genome:
GCTGCCACTTCAAGCAGCTCAACGGCGTGGGCGAGATTCATTTCGTCCGGAGCGAACTCATCGGGCACACTTACCCTCGTTTCTCCATCGCTCAAAAAGGGGCCATACCGACCAATTCGAACCTCTACGGTTTTCCCGTCCGAGGTTTCTCCAATCTTAATCCCACACACGACTCTCGGATCGATCTGCTCTTCTCCCTGCGCCACAAGGGTTTTTAGACCAGGGTGTCCATTCCCAAGGTAAAAGGCATTGAGATATTCCTGATTGTTTTTTTCCCCTCTGGCGATGGCATCGAGATCATCCTCTAGAGTTGCGGTAAAAGAGTAGTCCATGAGCTGGGAAAAGTGCCCCTCTAGGAGCCCAGTCACTGCTGAAGCTAAAAACGTTGGAACCAGAGCAGAGCCTTTTTTGAACGCATAACTTCTATTGAGCACCACCCCTACGATGCTCGCCCATGTACTGGGTCGCCCAATTCCCAGTCGCTCCAACTCCCGGATAAGACTCCCCTCAGTATATCGCGCTGGAGGCTGCGTCTCATGCCCTAGTGCCGTAAGATCATCAACATTGAGACTGTCACCCACTGCTAGTGGAGGGAGGATCTTTTCGCGATCCGCCAAGTCCGCTTCTGGATCATCGCTTCCCTCAACATACGCTCTTAAGAATCCAGGGAATTTAATCGTCTTTCCAGAGGCTCTAAAACACGCCTTCTCCAGTCCAATCTCAACAGAAACTCGAGTCCCTGTGGCATCCTTCATCTGGCAAGCGAGAGTACGCTTCCAGATCAACTCATAGAGTTTGCCTGCTTCAGGGCCAAGCTTTTTCCGCACAGACTCAACTGAAGCAAAAACTTCGCCGGCCGGGCGAATGGCTTCGTGTGCCTCTTGGGCATTTTTAACTTTTGTCTTGTAAGAGCGCGGTGTATCCGGCAAATACTCAGCGCCAAAATCTTTTGCAATGAGATCTCGCGCTATCGCAATCCCTTCAGCCGCAAGTGTCGTTGAGTCTGTTCGCATGTACGTGATAAATCCGTTCTCATACAGATTTTGTGCCACAGACATCGTGTGTCGTGCCGGGAAACGGAGCTTGCGGCTCGCCTCTTGCTGTAAAGTGCTGGTAGTAAACGGAGGATATGGCTTCTGAGTAAATGGCTTCTCTTCTACTGATTGAACAGTTGGGGTCTCGGTTCTTAACGAATCTCTGAGTGCCTTTGCTTCTTTTTCAGTGAGAAGCACTACCTCTTTCAGACCTTCTTTGAGCTGACCAGTGGTTGGCTCAAAATCTTTTCCGCTTGCAACGCGCTTTCCGTCGTACGTCGCAATCTCCGATTCAAAACTTTCTTTCTTTGCAGTCGAAAAGGTCGCGGTCAGATCCCAGTAAGAAGCTGACACGAACGCTTGCCGCGCTCTCTCTCGCTCAACGAGAAGTCGCATAGCAACACTCTGCACCCGTCCAGCGCTTAGCCGCGGAGCCATCTTTTTCCAAAGAAGCGGGCTTACTGAGTACCCATAGAGCCGATCAATGATACGGCGTGTTTCTTGAGCTCGAATCAGGTTCTCATCAATATCACGAGCATTCTCGAGCGAGTGCTTGATAGCAGCCTTGGTAATCTCGTGAAAGACGAGGCGTCTTACAGGGATCTTTGGCTTCAGTACCTCTAATAGGTGCCAGCTGATGGACTCCCCCTCGCGGTCTTCATCAGTCGCCAGCAAGATCTCATTCGCTTCTTTCATCAGCTTTTTGAGCTCTTGAACCCTTTTTTTCTTCTCTTCAGGAATAATATAGAGGGGCTCGAAATCTCTTTCGACATTGATGCCCAGCCGAGACCACTTCTCTTTTTTAACACTCTCTGGTATTTCCGCGGCACTATTGGGCAAATCCCTGACATGACCATACGAAGCAGTGACGAGGAAGTCTTTCCCCAGAAACTTCTCTATCGTCTTTGCCTTTGTCGGTGACTCTACGATAACCAGTGTTTTTGTCATTAAAACGCCATTTTATTTTTAAGAGACTCTGTTGGGTTCATGAATACACACTTAAACGCAGCTGGCAAGGCATTGGCCCGAAAAGAGTAGGTAACTCTGCGTC
This genomic interval carries:
- the topA gene encoding type I DNA topoisomerase, which codes for MTKTLVIVESPTKAKTIEKFLGKDFLVTASYGHVRDLPNSAAEIPESVKKEKWSRLGINVERDFEPLYIIPEEKKKRVQELKKLMKEANEILLATDEDREGESISWHLLEVLKPKIPVRRLVFHEITKAAIKHSLENARDIDENLIRAQETRRIIDRLYGYSVSPLLWKKMAPRLSAGRVQSVAMRLLVERERARQAFVSASYWDLTATFSTAKKESFESEIATYDGKRVASGKDFEPTTGQLKEGLKEVVLLTEKEAKALRDSLRTETPTVQSVEEKPFTQKPYPPFTTSTLQQEASRKLRFPARHTMSVAQNLYENGFITYMRTDSTTLAAEGIAIARDLIAKDFGAEYLPDTPRSYKTKVKNAQEAHEAIRPAGEVFASVESVRKKLGPEAGKLYELIWKRTLACQMKDATGTRVSVEIGLEKACFRASGKTIKFPGFLRAYVEGSDDPEADLADREKILPPLAVGDSLNVDDLTALGHETQPPARYTEGSLIRELERLGIGRPSTWASIVGVVLNRSYAFKKGSALVPTFLASAVTGLLEGHFSQLMDYSFTATLEDDLDAIARGEKNNQEYLNAFYLGNGHPGLKTLVAQGEEQIDPRVVCGIKIGETSDGKTVEVRIGRYGPFLSDGETRVSVPDEFAPDEMNLAHAVELLEVAARGPQSLGDDPESGLPIYLKAGRFGPYIQLGEQEEGGEKPKMASLLPGMAPEDVTLETAVQLLSLPKNIGTFPDNGEEIMVANGRYGPYVKAGSETRSIPTDDISVLEITLEQAITLLREPKRRGRAAQPKNLKVVGKHPVTDKELTIKSGRYGPYVTDGEINASLPRGADPEALTI